AATTGCGAAACCATTTTAAACGACGATGAATAAATACTTCGTGCACCAGAAAATAAGCGAATCCATATACCGCTATTCCTGCACCAATGGATACAGCGCCGTAATTTCCATACATCATTCCCAACATGATGCATAACCAGGAGGGAATAGCAAAAATGAGAAAGAAAACATCGTTGCGTTCAAAAAATCCAAACAGCTTGGGCACCGGTTGGTGATGGTCGGCATGAAAATACCACATCCATCCATGCATGATGTATTTATGCATGAACCAGGCCATGAATTCCATAGCGAAAAAGGTCAGCACAACATACAACACATACAGCATGAGCAATCAGAGTATTCGGTTAAGATAAATAAAAAAGATCAGTTGCATGATTAACAACAACCAGGCTGCGGGATTGTTCTGCGGACGAAAGGTCTTGGCCATCACCAAGTGAAAAACAAATCCGAAACTAAACCATGCGATGTAATTTTGTAATGGAATTATTCCGTCTTTCCATTGCCAGTAATCGAGTTTTACCGCCACCGGCTCAATGAAAAAATCCATTCCCGTCATGATCCCCGCTCCCAGCAGTGCTATGAGCAGTGGATGCGAAAAAAACAATGCTGCAGCGCTGTAACTCACATACACCATCACCAGCCAGTTGATGCTGATCACCAGGGGGACATCATACATTTTGTATCCTAAATTGGCACCGTAGTGATAATCGCCAAACAAGGCTGCGGTAAGTACACCCACCACTTCTACCACATAACCCAAAACAGCGATGCCTGCCATGGCCATCCATTCACCACGGGTGATGTTTTTAACCGGAAAAAAAACAAAAAAACAGGTCACCAATAAATGAAGCCAGGTTAAGCGCGCAAATTTCATCGGATCTGTTCCGCTGAAGCCCCAAAATCCTACGGCATAAAACAGCAGCAGCATAAAGATGGAAATGGGTAATCGGTAGGCTTGCCAGGATAGTTTCATTGCAAATGATCTTGATGAATTAAATCGGCCGTGATTTTTCCCGAGAGTAAACAGAGTGGAATTCCGCCACCGGGGTGAACACTGCCTCCGCAAAAATAAAGATTCGGAATGCGACGCGAAAAATTGGGGTGACGTAAAAATGCGGCGTTGCGGTTGTTGGATGCGGCTCCATACAGCGATCCCTGAAAGGAAGAGGTGCGCGATTCTATACTTCTCGGATCAAGTACATCTTCTTCCTCAATCAGCGATGCAATGTCGACACCCAATCGTGCAGATAATTTTTTTAAACAATTTTTCCGGATCACGGGAATAAGTTCATCCCAATTCTGCCCTTTATTACCGGGAACATTTACCAATACAAACCAGGCCTCTTTTCCTGCAGGGGCATCGTGCGGATTGTATTTCGAAGAGATGTGGACATAAACCGTAGGATCTTCGCTAACGCTTTTTTCCTGAAACAACAATTCGAATTCGCGCCGGTAATCGTTGGCGAAAAAAATATTATGCAATCCGAGTTGCGGAAATTCGCGACCAATTCCCCAATAAAAAATCAATGCTGAACTCGATCGTTCCTGCGCCAGTGTTTTTTCCGGAGCTGGTTCCTGAGCCAACAAACGGCGATAGGTGGGTATCACATCCATATTACTAATCACCACATCGGCTGGAAAAAAAGTAGCACCCGATTCAACTCCACGAGCAATTCCCTTTTCTACACGAATACGATCCACCTCCGTATCCAAATGAAATTTTACACCGCAACGAATAGCTAATTGCACCAATGCACGCGGAATGGAAATCATGCCGCCCTTCGGAAAAAATGTCCCCACATTATGCTCCAAATGGGGAATCATCGTCAACACCCCCGGTGCCCGATAGGGATCGCTTCCGTTGTAGGTGGCAAAACGATCGAACAATTGCACCAGATGTGGTTCTTTTATTTTTTTTTCATTCACCCGGTGCATACTGCTGAACAAATGCAATTGCGGCAGATGCAGCACTCCGCGGAGAACGGATTTTCTGAAATAGTTTTTCACCCGGTGAAGCGATTGTTCCAAAAAAACAGATCGCGTTAGTTCGAAGGATTGTTGCGACTGATCCAGGTACTTTAAGATGTGTGTTGATGGTACACCAAACTCTTTTTCACAAGCAGCCGCAAATGAAACGCGATCCGCATCTGCAGAAATTTCTTTGCCGTCGTCCCAGAAATAGCGACAACTCTCGTTCACTTTTTCATAGGAAAAATAGTCCTGCATGGGCACCCCGCACAAGTCAAAAAGCTCTTCCACATAATGTGGCATGGTAAATAAAGAGGGGCCCGTATCGAAGCGGTACGATCCCAGTTGTTTTTCGCCAAGCTTACCACCAGCTACGGATGAACGTTCAAAAATTTCTACCGCATAACCCGCTTTTGCCAAACGAATGGAAGCCGATAATCCGGCAATTCCGGAGCCTATAATAATTGCTTTTTTCAATTCAACGGGTTTAGGCTTCAACAATGCAAGCCTTCTTTTGTTTGCATTTATTTGTTTTTGCCCGAAGCGCTGCGTGGAATCCCCTTGATGCGAAAGCAATAACCGAGTTGACCATACTCCTGAATAAACATGAAATGTTGCGAAGCTCCATGCGAACGATCGGCATACGTATAAATATCCGGTAATCCGATGTATCCTGCTTTCATGCTGAAACGGAAAAAGAAGTGTTTTCCGAGGTCGAAACGCAATCCGAGATGTCCGCTTAACCCGAAACCCGCCACGTGAAAGATATTCGCTCCCTGCTTATCGAAAACAGCTACATCACTCCGTGGCACAAGTAAACCTGCTCCCAGTCCCATTTCCATGTTGAGGCGGATTTTATGTTTGCGTGATGCCCAGAGTGAATCGAGAAAATCAATTTCTACACCCACCAGATTTAATCCATTGGTATGTTCGAAGTAGAGGAACTGTCTGCTCAGCACCATGATGCTATCCTGATAATGTCCGGCATAAATTTCAGATGCGGTGGTATCGATGTTCCCCGTCATACGCACCGCCTGCCAGTTGCGCATAACGTATTTCATGTGATCGTCGAGAATGGAAACCGAAATTTTTTCGGTGAGGTAATAACCCATTTTAAAATTATACTGCGGTATAGCTAAATGCGCAGGATTGAGGTAAGTACGCGTAGCAAAGTTTTCGGGACGGTCGCTCGATAATACATCGTAGAGCGTAAAATCGTAGCCGGGTCCCCACAAATGAATATCCGAAGGCGAATATTGCGCACGGTTATAGCCCCAGGAAATGAAAAATTGTCCCTTCCGGAACTGAGATCCGTCCCATGGAGAGGAATTTTGAGCGTTCAGCGGACTGATGTTCGTCAGTATAAACAAAGAAATTACAAGCAAAAACGGGCTTTTCATAAAAAATGGCTTTGGGGGAACAAAGTTAACCATTGACTTGTTTTAAAAAAAAGCTTATCTTTCCCTTACAACTGATCTTTATCACATTATGCCTACAGGAACAGTTAAATTTTATAACCGCAAGAATAAGTTTGGTTTCATCCGGGTGGATGACACCGGAGCGGAGATTTATGTACGACAAAGCGGCGTTATTGACCCGATTAATGAGGGCGACCGCGTAGAATTTGAAATGGAAGACCACCCGAAAGGCCCCATTGCCATTAAGGTGAAAAAAATTCAGGCCTGATTTGAGTTTTTGTCCATTTCTCCTCTTTCCGCTAAAGCAGACTGAGCTGCATTCGTTTTTTTTCTGATTTTTGCAGCTGAAATTTTTGCTTTTTGACTCCCACCCAACCTTCAATGTCCGTTTTGGTGTTGTGCATGCATTATCCCGGCAGAGCACCCAATCAGCGTTTTCGCATTGAGCAGTATGCGGATTATTTAGCGCAACAGGGTGTACAGCTCGAATTTTCGTATTTGCTCAATGAAAAAGAAGACCGCATTTTCTATTCGCCGGGACACTTTTTCAAAAAATTAGGCATTGTTTGGCGCTCTTTACAAAAACGAAAAGCGGATGTACGCCGGGCAAAACAATTCGATGCGGTGTTAATTATCCGCGAATCGTTGTTTGTTGGTCCCGCCTTTATTGAAAAGCGCTTAAAGAAAACAGGCGTTCCCCTTTATTACGATTTCGATGATGCCATTTGGCGATTGGATGTTTCCCGTTCCAACCGTTGGTTTGGTTTTTTAAAATTTCCGGCCAAAACTTCTTCCATCATTCGTCTGGCAGATGTAGTGATTGCCGGTAATCAATACCTGGCCGATTATGCCTTGCAATTTAATTCCGCTGTAAAAATTATTCCCACCACGGTAGATACCGATAGTTTTACTCCTGCAGAAAAAAAACAGGATAGTATTACCATCGGCTGGAGTGGAAGTTTAACAACTACCAAACATTTCGACACTGCTGTTCCTGTTTTGCTTCGTTTAAAAGAAAAATATGGCGACCGCTTATCCTTTAAACTCATTGGCAACAGCGCCTATTACAACAAGACCTTGAATCTGCAGGGCGAGGCGTGGTCGGCCGCCACCGAAGTGGAGGAATTGCGCAAAATCGATATTGGCATTATGCCCTTGCCCGACGATGAATGGTCGAAAGGCAAATGTGGATTAAAAGGATTGGTGTACATGTCGCTCGGCATTCCCGCGGTGATGTCGCCCGTTGGTGTAAACCGCGAAATCATCCGCCATGGCGAAAACGGATGTTTGGCTGCCGGTCCGGAAGAATGGTTTGCATCACTTTGTGAACTGATTGAGAATGAAGAATTGCGAAAAAAAATGGGTGAAGAAGGCCGAAAAACGGTGGTAGAAAAATTCTCTGTTGCATCACAGCGTGCGCATTATCTTCAACTTTTCCGACCGAAACCGTAAATAATTTTCATTTCGCGCAGCTTCGCTTTGTGCAGTCGCTAAAAAATTTACTTTTGTAAAAATCGATATTCACATGGAAGTTACCACCGAAATGAAAAACACTGCGCTCTCGCAAAAACACATCAGCCTTGGCGCTAAAATGGTTCCCTTTGCCGGTTACAATATGCCGGTTTCGTATTCGGGACTGAACGATGAACACGCTACGGTTCGTGAAGCAGTGGGTATGTTTGATGTTTCGCACATGGGTGAATTCATTTTGAAGGGTCCGGATGCACTGGATCTCATTCAGCGTGTCACCTCCAATGATGCATCGGTGTTAACGGACGGTAAAGCACAATATTCCTGTTTACCGAATGACAAAGGCGGAATTGTGGATGATTTACTGGTGTATAAAGTTGCCGATCAGCATTACATGTTGGTGGTAAATGCATCGAATATTGAAAAAGACTGGAACTGGATCAGCAAGCACAACACCAAAGGCGTGCAAATGGAAAACATCAGCGATGCAACTTCACTGCTGGCGATTCAGGGTCCCAAAGCCTTGGCCACTTTACAAAAACTTACCGCTGTAAATCTTTCTGAAATTCCATACTACGCATTTCGTGTTGGAACATTTAACGGCGTAGAAAATGTAGTGATTTCGAATACCGGATATACCGGTGCGGGTGGATTTGAATTGTATTTTCCGAATGAAGTTGCCGAAAAAATGTGGGATGGAATTATGGAAGCAGGAAAAGAATTCGGCATTAAACCGATCGGACTCGGCGCGCGCGATACCTTGCGTTTGGAGATGGGATTCTGCTTATACGGAAACGATATCGACGATACCACTTCTCCCATTGAAGCGGGATTGGGATGGATTACGAAATTCACCAAAGAATTTACCAATAGCAAAGCGATAGCCGAACACAAAGAAAAAGGCGTGAGCCGCAAACTGGTTGGATTCGAAATGATCGACCGTGGAATTCCCCGTCACGATTACGAAATTGTAGATGCAGCAGGAAATGTAATTGGTAAAGTGACTTCCGGAACGCAGGCTCCTACCTTGCAAAAAGGAATTGGAATGGGTTATGTGAAAACTGAATTTTCGAAAGCGGATTCTGAAATTTTCGTAAAAGTGCGCGACAAAGCACTGAAGGCGAAAGTGGTTAAAATTCCTTTCCTGAAAAAATAATCCGCATGAGTAAAATCACGGTCGACGCCTGTTTTTCTCCCTATCTCTATCCGGTTTACCGCGATGATGAAAACATTGTGGTGATCATAGATATTCTCCGTGCCACATCGGCCATTTGCACCGCATTCGAAAACGGAGTAGAGAAAATCATTCCCGTTGCCACCGTAGAAGAAGCACGCGATTATCAATCGAGAGGCTATATCGCC
This portion of the Flavobacteriales bacterium genome encodes:
- a CDS encoding sterol desaturase family protein, translated to MLYVLYVVLTFFAMEFMAWFMHKYIMHGWMWYFHADHHQPVPKLFGFFERNDVFFLIFAIPSWLCIMLGMMYGNYGAVSIGAGIAVYGFAYFLVHEVFIHRRLKWFRNSDNVYLRAIRKAHKVHHKHLGKEDGECFGMLVVPLKYFREARASMNQKNQA
- a CDS encoding glycosyltransferase family 4 protein — translated: MTPTQPSMSVLVLCMHYPGRAPNQRFRIEQYADYLAQQGVQLEFSYLLNEKEDRIFYSPGHFFKKLGIVWRSLQKRKADVRRAKQFDAVLIIRESLFVGPAFIEKRLKKTGVPLYYDFDDAIWRLDVSRSNRWFGFLKFPAKTSSIIRLADVVIAGNQYLADYALQFNSAVKIIPTTVDTDSFTPAEKKQDSITIGWSGSLTTTKHFDTAVPVLLRLKEKYGDRLSFKLIGNSAYYNKTLNLQGEAWSAATEVEELRKIDIGIMPLPDDEWSKGKCGLKGLVYMSLGIPAVMSPVGVNREIIRHGENGCLAAGPEEWFASLCELIENEELRKKMGEEGRKTVVEKFSVASQRAHYLQLFRPKP
- a CDS encoding cold shock domain-containing protein: MPTGTVKFYNRKNKFGFIRVDDTGAEIYVRQSGVIDPINEGDRVEFEMEDHPKGPIAIKVKKIQA
- the gcvT gene encoding glycine cleavage system aminomethyltransferase GcvT, whose product is MKNTALSQKHISLGAKMVPFAGYNMPVSYSGLNDEHATVREAVGMFDVSHMGEFILKGPDALDLIQRVTSNDASVLTDGKAQYSCLPNDKGGIVDDLLVYKVADQHYMLVVNASNIEKDWNWISKHNTKGVQMENISDATSLLAIQGPKALATLQKLTAVNLSEIPYYAFRVGTFNGVENVVISNTGYTGAGGFELYFPNEVAEKMWDGIMEAGKEFGIKPIGLGARDTLRLEMGFCLYGNDIDDTTSPIEAGLGWITKFTKEFTNSKAIAEHKEKGVSRKLVGFEMIDRGIPRHDYEIVDAAGNVIGKVTSGTQAPTLQKGIGMGYVKTEFSKADSEIFVKVRDKALKAKVVKIPFLKK
- a CDS encoding carotenoid biosynthesis protein — encoded protein: MKLSWQAYRLPISIFMLLLFYAVGFWGFSGTDPMKFARLTWLHLLVTCFFVFFPVKNITRGEWMAMAGIAVLGYVVEVVGVLTAALFGDYHYGANLGYKMYDVPLVISINWLVMVYVSYSAAALFFSHPLLIALLGAGIMTGMDFFIEPVAVKLDYWQWKDGIIPLQNYIAWFSFGFVFHLVMAKTFRPQNNPAAWLLLIMQLIFFIYLNRIL
- the crtI gene encoding phytoene desaturase is translated as MKKAIIIGSGIAGLSASIRLAKAGYAVEIFERSSVAGGKLGEKQLGSYRFDTGPSLFTMPHYVEELFDLCGVPMQDYFSYEKVNESCRYFWDDGKEISADADRVSFAAACEKEFGVPSTHILKYLDQSQQSFELTRSVFLEQSLHRVKNYFRKSVLRGVLHLPQLHLFSSMHRVNEKKIKEPHLVQLFDRFATYNGSDPYRAPGVLTMIPHLEHNVGTFFPKGGMISIPRALVQLAIRCGVKFHLDTEVDRIRVEKGIARGVESGATFFPADVVISNMDVIPTYRRLLAQEPAPEKTLAQERSSSALIFYWGIGREFPQLGLHNIFFANDYRREFELLFQEKSVSEDPTVYVHISSKYNPHDAPAGKEAWFVLVNVPGNKGQNWDELIPVIRKNCLKKLSARLGVDIASLIEEEDVLDPRSIESRTSSFQGSLYGAASNNRNAAFLRHPNFSRRIPNLYFCGGSVHPGGGIPLCLLSGKITADLIHQDHLQ